One Procambarus clarkii isolate CNS0578487 chromosome 47, FALCON_Pclarkii_2.0, whole genome shotgun sequence genomic window, ACGTCCCCACGCCCTACGAGTCCTACAAGGTATGTGTCCCCACGCCCTACGAGTCCTACAAGGTATGTGTCCCCACGCCCTACGAGTCCTACAAGGTATGTGTCCCCACGCCCTACGAGTCCTACAAGGTATGTGTCCCCACGCCCTACGAGTCCTACAAGGTATGTGTCCCCACGCCCTACGAGTCCTACAAGGTATGTGTCCCCACGCCCTACGAGTCCTACAAGGTATGTGTCCCCACGCCCTACGAGTCCTACAAGGTATGTGTCCCCACGCCCTACGAGTCCTACAAGGTATGTGTCCCCACGCCCTACGAGTCCTACAAGGTATGTGTCCCCACGCCCTACGAGTCCTACAAGGTATGTGTCCCCACGCCCTACGAGTCCTACAAGGTATGTGTCCCCACGCCCTACGAGTCCTACAAGGTATGTGTCCCCACGCCCTACGAGTCCTACAAGGTATGTGTCCCCACGCCCTACGAGTCCTACAAGGTATGTGTCCCCACGCCCTACGAGTCCTACAAGGTATGTGTCCCCACCCCCTACGAGTCCTACAAGGTATGTGTCACCACGCTTGTATAAGAATTATGGTTGTCAGAGCTCGTGTGAACTATAACAATACGCTGGGAGCACATCTTTGCCAATGTCGTGAAAGTGAATCCATTATATACTTACATAATTAAGACTAACCCCTTTTGAGAGGCATATCACGGCCCATTACTGGTTAAGTAgtgagtaagtaagtaagtaccaAGTAAGAGCTGGAACTGGTGGCCACGAGTGCACTAGGATAGGTACAGAGAGAGTAAAGGTGTTTGTTCAACAGAGTAATGGCTCCGGGTCGACGCAGACGGCGGAGGGCGACACTGTAGGGGAGGAGAGTGACCGCGGACAGTGGGGGTCCAAGGCTGAGTTTATTCTCTCCTGTGTTGGTCTCTCTGTAGGCATCGGCAACGTCTGGCGTTTCCCCTACCTCGCCTATGAGAACGGTGGAGGTAAGTCTTCCTCACTTCTCAAGTCTTACTTCACTCTTAATTATTACTCCTTATATCTTTTATACATTCCTTAATTACTTCTCAAATCATCACCATAAAGTACACACAGCTCCTGATTTATTATTACTAATACTTAGAGTAGTTCACTTATAACAACTTATAAATTTACTTACTGTCTGCTAGTTGAAAGTGACTATGACTCCGTAACTGTCATTGATATAACTGCTAAGAAATCCCAGCATTTTGAAGACGGTATTAATGTGAATGTTTAATATTGTGATGATTGtgtttgtcctcccccccccccccccgcagcggCCTTCCTGTTCCCGTACATCATCCTCCTGGTGCTGATTGGCAAGCCCATGTACTTCATGGAGACCGCCCTCGGCCAGTACAGTCAGCTCGGCCCCATGAACGTCTGGCGTTGTGCTCCAGTCATGCAGGGTCAgtagtctcctgatagtgtgttgtggtgggtcagtagtctcctgatagtgtgttgtggtgggtcagtagtctcctgatagtgtgttgtggtgggtcagtagtctcctgatagtgtgttgtggtgggtgagtAGCCTCAtgatagtgtgttgtggtgggtgagtagtctcctgatagtgtgttgtggtgggtgagtagtctcctgatagtgtgttgtggtgggtgagtAGCCTCATGATGCCAGCATATGATGGAAATGTTTGTGTAGAAATACAGCACAGAGCTTTATATTATTGCTAGATCATTCTTGCTTGTTATCATGTGATGGTATCTTATCTATTGTTGTTTGCAATTGAAGGGCCAGGCAGGTACCGAACTCTGAGCAAGGGCCAGCCAGGTACCAAGTCACAGGTGGGCAAGTCTTGCATCTAACCATAAACAGATCACACACTATGTGAAAAAATTAGGCTGCATCACATCATATTGTAGTAAAGACGTAGAGTAATACTGTAGTTAATCTTAGGTATAAACGGTGTTCCACAACAGTGACTGTTGTTGGCCATGCTGCGAATTCTTCAAATTATCTGATCAACTTGACCATTGTTTCTTTGTTTACAGGCGTGGGATTTGCCATGGTAATATTGTCTCTTATTACTGCTATATACTACAACCAGCTGATGGCATATTCCCTCTACTACATGTTTGGCAGCTTTGCTTCAGAGGTGGGTCcctctcttattattattattattattatatagtaaATATTTAGTAAGTACAGCCAGTTTAAATTGAAATTTTGTGTATCTGTAGGCGAGCCACAAGTGTAGCGTGAAGCACAAGAGTGTGATGCCATTGTCGGGGAGATGAACTCGGCCCATACAAGACAAGTGCTGGCTTCCTGGCCCCGCCAGCGGGATGTATATGTCTCATGCTTGTAGCTGTTGTGCAcgctagcttgtgtgtgtgtgtgtgtgtgtgtgtgtgtgtgtgtgtgtgtgtgtgtgtgtgtgtgtgagggagaacaTTAATATGACTGGTTTAAGACTTGAGGTGTGTTGCAGGTGCCGTGGGCCAGATGCCACCCTGACTGGGCTGACTCCAACTGTTTCGACGTGGACGGGTTGTATCCGTGTCCACGGTACAACCTCACGGCTCCCACCGACACCGTCAACTGCACCACCAGGAACGAGTCCTCGGCTCAACAGTTCTGGAggtgagtgagtaaggcaggtggtGGTGCGCCGCGGTACACGCACCTCTACATCTCCTGCCTACCAACCTAACAATTTGCCTTCTAATATTTTCTTGTAAGGCCAAATAAAAACAAAGTGAATTATTAGATTagcaatttaatttaattttgttttCTTTCATTGTATATTTGAAGGCATGATGTGATAGTACAGTTCTCACTCTTGTTACAACTCCTCATGTGACAGTTGAAGACATTTCTTGCCAAGGACAGTGACGGTGACGGTGACAATGACAGTAAACTTACATTATTTTGTCTGTGTTTGGCGAGAGAGCCTGAGGAGCAGAACAAAATATTTCATTTATAAAAATAGGTTTGCACATGATATGTTCATAAGTGTAGAAGcgtcagagagagagaactgtgtgtgcCAGCAACTTGTCGGTGGGTCTCTCTGGTCTAATGTCAGATACCATCTACTGGGGTCTGATAGTTTATTGTCCTGTGAGTACCTTTTGTGCtaccccacaagatgagtatgtggtgcacaataaactaccactcacaggacgagtatgtggtgcacaataaactaccactcacaggacgagtatgtggtgcacaataaactaccacttacaggacgagtatgtggtgcacaataaactaccactcacagcatgagtatggggtgcacaataaactaccactcacagcacaagtatggggtgcacaataaactaccactcacagcatgagtatggggtgcacaataaactaccactcacagcatgagtatggggtgcacaactaccacttacaggacgagtatgtggtgcacaataaactaccactcacagcatgagtatggggtgcacaataaactaccactcacaggacgagtatgtggtgcacaataaactaccactcacagcatgagtatggggtgcacaataaactatcactcacagcacaagtatggggtgcacaataaactaccactcacagcacaagtatggggtgcacaataaactaccactcacagcatgagtatggggtgcacaataaactaccacttacaggacgagtatgtggtgcacaataaactaccacttacaggacgagtatggggtgcacaataaactaccactcacagcacaagtatggggtgcacaataaactaccactcacagcatgagtatggggtgcacaataaactaccactcacagcacaagtatggggtgcacaataaactaccactcacagcatgagtatggggtgcacaataaactaccactcacagcacaagtatggggtgcacaataaactaccactcacagcatgagtatggggtgcacaataaactaccactcacagcacaagtatggggtgcacaataaactaccactcacagcacaagtatggggtgcacaataaactaccactcacagcatgagtatggggtgcacaataaactaccactcacagcacaagtatggggtgcacaataaactaccactcacagcatgagtatggggtgcacaataaactaccactcacagcacaagtatggggtgcacaataaactaccactcacagcatgagtatggggtgcacaataaactaccactcacagcacaagtatggggtgcacaataaactaccactcacagcatgagtatggggtgcacaataaactaccactcacagcacaagtatggggtgcacaataaactaccactcacagcatgagtatggggtgcacaataaactaccactcacagcacaagtatggggtgcacaataaactaccactcacagcatgagtatggggtgcacaataaactaccactcacagcacaagtatggggtgcacaataaactaccactcacagcacaagtatggggtgcacaataaactaccactcacagcatgagtatggggtgcacaataaactaccactcacagcacaagtatggggtgcacaataaactaccactcacagcacaagtatggggtgcacaataaactaagcgCCATAATCACCAACAATCGTCTATAACTATAACAAGAAATGTTTGTTTCTTcgtccaaggttggaggccagatgcttgtggCTAGCCTCACCCAGTTTTGAGATGACACATAGGTGGCGTGcgagtgtcataggccagtcggGGTCGACAGCAGTACTCCTCTTTAGGAAATATTGGCTCCTATACACTCACAAATCAcagtagcatgatgcatcaaatgaacacatcTACAAGggacgtgatgagggttcgaacctacgtctgggatAATCCCAcacgcgccttagtcgactgcgccacgaagaggtagaacagcttgttgacagagcccgggtacatgggggggaattgtgtaaaaccctgctttgtgtctctgagaggctgcaggatcttcGTGagagcagtagcactccaggttgcaattcttttgagcaTGTCGCTGcacagtcgactaaggcgcgtctgggattatCCCGGACGTAGGCTCGAgcgctcatcacggcccttgtggatttgttcattggctCCTATTTTTCTCATGAAGTCTGAAATTTGGTATTGGTTTTCCGTAGAATTGTATACGTTTTTCACCTGTTCGTaccgctaatcacatgcctctgtatgactaaccatcctgtgtgatggggattttatagcatcacctagttagcttttttgacacactgtactccacttcatatagtctagggtagctgcactaatgcagatgtacctaatatgttaataaaaaaaaaaaaaaaaaaaaaaaaaaatcgtactcgtgtattaataaaaaaaaattgtaatacagtattaaattttcatagaaagACAAAGATAGAGATATACATATAAAtagtgagagaagggggagaggcgGGGGTAAAGgcagagagagggaagaagagaggagtttGGAAAACAAAGGAAGAGTGGGAGAAAGATTagagatgggagggagagagagtggacaAGGAGGAAAAAAGAAGGGTGGAGAGGGAAGTAAAGAGGAGGAGATTGGGATAAGAGATGAGAGGGGGAACTATGTTAAGAGAGAGGAGGACAGGTAGCTGGTGTAGTCATGTGTGTGACCGTGTACACCTGTTAATACTGTGTGACCCACTGTGTCTCACTTGACCCCATACCAACATATATCTTAACATACaataacacaacaataacaataatatctGTCAGTACTATCTTTACCTGCCACACAAACTATAACAATTTACTGTACTCTGTAATTCTTCCTCCAAGTATACGATGATAGTTTTAAAGTTTGTGTTCACTTATTAAGAATTTGTCTCATAACCCTCAAAATAAACTTTCTGAATCTCAGAAATGGCGTGCTGCGTCTAGACAAAAATGGCCTTCAAGAGTTTGGTAACATTGGCACAATTCAGTGGGACCTGAcgctgtgtttgttgttgtcgtggATCATAGTGTTCTTGTGCCTGGTGAAGGGTGTGAGGTCTTCTGGTAAAGTGGTCTACTTTACTGCTACCTTCCCCTACGTCATCCTCATAGCTCTCCTTATTGTTGGCGTCAGGCTGGAGGGAGCTTCAGAGGTAAGAACGTCCAGACTTTCTCCCTTCCTTGTTAAACTTATGCCATTATTGTAACTATCTTACACGACAAGGAAAACAGTTTCTAAAACTAACTTATTATGCCCATTAGGGATTTGGTTACCTATAATTATTATAGAAGTGAAGCGTCCTGATCTATAATCCTTCTGTATTTGAGAACATATATTAAAATGTGCTTATTTTGTGGTAATGAAAACATACGAGAATGTCTATAAGGTGCAGAGACTAAGAGACTTGTGCATAACTGGGTGACATGTGGACGTTATCAATGTGTGGCTAATGTTTGTGAAGGGTCTGAGGTACCTGTTCGTGCCCCGGTGGGCGGAGCTGCTGAACGTGACGGTGTGGAGGAAGGCGGCCGAGCAGATGTTCTACTCCCTCTCCGTCTCCTGGGGAGGACTCATCATGTTCGGATCATACAATAAATTTAGGAACAAGGTATTGTATGTCTTGTATTCATAAACTATCACTGCAGTATGTAATTAATATGTTAGAACGATTTGTTTAAGCCTGTAATGCTAGGGTAGATGCTGGGGTTGTGAGAGTACAGTTGGTACAGACTGCTAACACTGTATACAATAGTCAGTCGTTACATTTTGCATGCTGCTAAAAATCAAGATTCATACATTTGCATTCTTATTTTGTTCTGCTAAATCGTGAAGAGTTTCAGCATTAAAAACAGCCACACTGGAGTCAGGAGTGTAAATATATTAAAGAACAATTAacaatgatatttgtctcatgaaGAGCGTGTGTGTCCTCGTGCCAGACCTCTACCGCGGCTCTCAGCTCATGATTCGTATTATACTCTCAATATAATCAAACCTTAAGTACAGTTAAGAATGTTGTTGTGTTTCCACCTGGGGGTCCGAATTTGTTATTGGTCTAAGAGTTGACTTGTGCACAGTAATTAGGTTTGGAAAATGTAGAGTTAGAACAATATTTCTGAATCGTTGGCACTTGTTTTGAACAGGTTCATATCGACGCCTTCGTGGTGTCCTCCTTGGACTTCATCACGTCACTCATCGCCTCCGTGGCCATCTTCTCCGTGCTTGGTGCCATGTCCTCTGACCTCGGTATTGACATCAGGAAGTTGGCTGCCAGTGGTGCGTGTTATTCTGTTTTCTGCCATTATTTATTTTTCTAAATTTCATAACGGATGCTGTGGACTTTATCTATATTAATTACACTTAATTTACTGTAaaataatttattgtatataaatGTAAATATGCTTTGTTTATTATTGTATGTGTTGGATGTGCATACATTTACGTAGACATGGAGGAGAGTAGCGGTGCTGGGGAGAGGAAGGTGAGGTATAAT contains:
- the LOC123762993 gene encoding sodium-dependent proline transporter isoform X2, translating into MRDPISPISYKQRSTAPGASGPPDHTTHTKDYTNGASDERWRQNYVPTPYESYKSNGSGSTQTAEGDTVGEESDRGQWGSKAEFILSCVGLSVGIGNVWRFPYLAYENGGAAFLFPYIILLVLIGKPMYFMETALGQYSQLGPMNVWRCAPVMQGVGFAMVILSLITAIYYNQLMAYSLYYMFGSFASEVPWARCHPDWADSNCFDVDGLYPCPRYNLTAPTDTVNCTTRNESSAQQFWRNGVLRLDKNGLQEFGNIGTIQWDLTLCLLLSWIIVFLCLVKGVRSSGKVVYFTATFPYVILIALLIVGVRLEGASEGLRYLFVPRWAELLNVTVWRKAAEQMFYSLSVSWGGLIMFGSYNKFRNKVHIDAFVVSSLDFITSLIASVAIFSVLGAMSSDLGIDIRKLAASGPGLAFIAYPEAISRTLPVPQLWAVLFFFMLFTLGLDSEFAFLETVLTALCDSVPRLRNHKVVITFVICASCFLLGIPLCATLGPYIFYLLDSFGGGIGVLLIAISELVALHWVYGVHRFSEDLKFMLGYSPSIFWKVCWVFIDPIVLMILFIYSVITWEDPVYNNIEFPAWGIGIGWLLAGISVGMIPLVFVVRVLKMLVTGKIRDVFKPATSWGPGCPEARRELLAIQSTFDMNETKYGIDNPAMDTRYYPQ
- the LOC123762993 gene encoding sodium-dependent proline transporter isoform X1 — translated: MPSYSYKVNDPISPISYKQRSTAPGASGPPDHTTHTKDYTNGASDERWRQNYVPTPYESYKSNGSGSTQTAEGDTVGEESDRGQWGSKAEFILSCVGLSVGIGNVWRFPYLAYENGGAAFLFPYIILLVLIGKPMYFMETALGQYSQLGPMNVWRCAPVMQGVGFAMVILSLITAIYYNQLMAYSLYYMFGSFASEVPWARCHPDWADSNCFDVDGLYPCPRYNLTAPTDTVNCTTRNESSAQQFWRNGVLRLDKNGLQEFGNIGTIQWDLTLCLLLSWIIVFLCLVKGVRSSGKVVYFTATFPYVILIALLIVGVRLEGASEGLRYLFVPRWAELLNVTVWRKAAEQMFYSLSVSWGGLIMFGSYNKFRNKVHIDAFVVSSLDFITSLIASVAIFSVLGAMSSDLGIDIRKLAASGPGLAFIAYPEAISRTLPVPQLWAVLFFFMLFTLGLDSEFAFLETVLTALCDSVPRLRNHKVVITFVICASCFLLGIPLCATLGPYIFYLLDSFGGGIGVLLIAISELVALHWVYGVHRFSEDLKFMLGYSPSIFWKVCWVFIDPIVLMILFIYSVITWEDPVYNNIEFPAWGIGIGWLLAGISVGMIPLVFVVRVLKMLVTGKIRDVFKPATSWGPGCPEARRELLAIQSTFDMNETKYGIDNPAMDTRYYPQ